AATTCATCTATTGACTGTCCACCGGACATTTCACACTGAGCCGCACTTAAAACCTTTGCAGCATGTTGCAATGCAACGTCAGGGTGTTTTGCAGGTTTTGAAACACTGGTGTGTCTTCCAGTACCGTCTACTTTTAAACCGTGTTTGAAGAAGTTTCTAAGGTCGTGCTGACAGCAAACAGTTCTAACTGCAGCATATTCTAAATCGTGGAGGTGAATATCCCCTTTCATATGGGAATCTGCAATATATTTTGGAAATACGTTTAAGAGTGCAAACTGTTTCATGGTTTCGTCAGCAACCCATTTGTGAATGCTTTCAGGGTTGTGCATGAGGTTTGCATTGTCTTTGGATCCTCTTTCGATTAATTTTACAATATCGTAAACAGGAATTCCGAGTCTTGTGTGTTTGTGCCTGAATTCTTCTAATCCGTGTTCAATAAGTTTTGTATTTACAATTTCACGAATCATTGGAGCAGTTAAATAATTTACAGTTAAATTTTTAACTTCTGATTCTACTTCTACCGCTATTCTTTCAGCAGTCTTTATATCAGCACCAGCTTCCTGAATCAGCGCTTTTACAATCTTTTCTTTATTAAATGGTTCAAATTCTTTTTCTGAAGTTCTGATTTTTAAACAGTTTTCAGACATATATTTTTTGGAGTAACTTTTGCCCGTTTTTTTGTCATATTCTTTTAAAGTTTTGTAGAGAATTGTTTTTAAGTCGTCTGTAGACATTCCATTGTAAACTTTACTATAGATTTCTGATAATATCGCATCTATATTTTCGTAATCTACTCCGGAATTCAAAAGGGATTTTACAAGTTTGTTAACGTTGAATAATTCTTCATTGCCACTTCTTTTGACAACATTTATTTTGAAATCAGCATATTTCGAATTAGCTATCATTGAACCACCTAAAAAGAGAGTAAGCCAAATAATTAATAAAATGGTTAATATTGCGATACCCAAATACCGCCCAAATCACAATATTAACAGGGTATTTATAACTAGTATTATATTATGTCTTTATCATAGGATTAGTACGATTAGTATATATCATTATCGATACGAATTTCGAGCTTTAATTATATAAATAAGCTCAAAAACGGATATTTATGGAGATTTGCTGGTGAAGTGAATGAAAATAATTAGTGAAGGCGAGACAAAACTGATGGTTCCAGAGGAATCAACACTATCAAAAAAAGATACTGTATTTTACAATCCGGTGATGGAAACTAACCGTAATATTTCTGTTTCAGTTGTACAATCATTTCTGGATAATTTTAAAAGAGATGAATTTTTAATGTGCGATCCTCTTGGCGGCAGCGGTGCAAGAGGGATTAGATACGCAAATGAATTGGAATTTAACGGAGATTTAAAGGTATCAATTGGAGATATCAATCCAAGTGCCGTAAAGATGATAAAAGAAAATTTAAAACTAAATGAACTCGAAAATGTTGAAGTATTTCATGAAGATGCAAATGTACTCCTTTCAAAAAACTTTAAGGTATTTAATGTAGTTGATTTGGATCCTTTTGGTTCTCCAGTTCCGTATTTGGACAGTGGAATCAGGGCAAGTCTTACAAAAGGTGGTCTTTTGTGTATGACTGCAACAGATACTGCTGTTTTGTGTGGCGCATACCGGAAAACTTGTATTCGAAAATACAATGCAATACCTCTAAAGGGCGATAAAGAACTGGCAGTACGGTTAATGATTGGATATGCCGTAAAAATGGCTTCAAAATATGATATTGGATTAAAACCGATATTTTCACATGTAACGGATCACTATGCAAGAACCTTCATGGTTACAGAACGGGGAGCTGGAAAAGCCGATTCTGCAATTGAAAATTTAGGTTACATTAGGCAGGATAGTGAGCAAAAATCGTTTAAAGCATTTGAAGAAGGTTATGAAAAAGGATATGCAGGTTCATTCTATTTAGGTGAAATTTCAGATAAAGATATAGTTCAAAATTCGCTTGAAACTGCAAAAAACAGAAATTATTCAAAAAGAGCAGTAGATATCTTAGAGTTGATTTCAAAAGAATCAGAAATTGAGCAAGTCGGATGTTTTGACATACACGAACTCTGTAGTTTTATAAAAAAACTGGTTCCTCCAGTAAACGATATTATGGATAACTTAAAAGAAAATGGATTTAAAGTTTCAAGAGTTCACTACAATCCTTATGGTCTAAAAACAGACGCAGAACTTTCAGATCTAGTTGTTTTAATATCAGAATATCATTCAAAAAAATATTAATTTTATTTTTAAGTTTTTAATTATGTGAAAGAATTTTTCCAAAGAAATTTTTAGTCCTTTCATGTTTTGGATTGCTAAATATCTCTGCAGGATCTCCATCTTCTAAAATCTGGCCATTATCAATAAAAATAAGCCTGTCACCTACTTCTTTTGCAAAACCCATTTCATGAGTTACAACAACCATCGTCATTCCTTCGTAAGCAAGCTGTTTCATAACATCAAGTACTTCTTTTACGAGTTCAGGGTCTAGTGCAGAAGTCGGTTCATCAAATAACATTGCATCAGGTTTCATTGCAAGAGCACGTGCAATTGCCACTCTTTGCTGCTGTCCGCCGGAAAGTTGTATCGGGTATTGATTTTCTTTTCCTTCTAAACCCACTTTTTTTAATAACTCCATCGCTAAAGTTTCTGCTTCTTTTTTTGAAACTTTCAAAACCTTTCTCGGAGCAAATGTGATGTTATCCAAAACCGTTAAATGTGGAAATAAATTAAATTGTTGGAATACCATACCGATTTTTTGTCTTATTTTATTAATATTGACTTTTTTATCGGTTATGTCATCCCCCTCAAAGTACATATGGCCTTCAGTAATTTTTTCAAGCCCATTAATGCATCTAAGAAGTGTGGATTTTCCACTACCACTTGGGCCCACGATTACCAAAACTTCTCCTTTAGCTACTTTTAAATCGACCCCTTTTAAAACATGGGCCTCTTTGAATTTTTTGTGGATATTAACCATTTCTATCAATTTTCCACCTGTTCTCAATATGTTGTACTAGTTTACTCAACGGAAGAGTCATGATTAGGTAAAATAAAGCAACTCCTAAGAGGGGGGTCCAAGCATTGTACGTACTGCTGTATATTTGTTTTCCAACCCTTGTTAATTCCACAATGGCGATTACGGATAAAAGTGACGAATCTTTTAATAGTAATATAAATTCGTTTCCAATTGCTGGAAGAACGTTTCTAAATGCCTGTGGTAAGATTATGTATCTCATGGCTTGCGCATAATTCATCCCAAGGCTTCTTGCAGCTTCCATCTGTCCAACGTGAACTGACAAGATTCCAGCTTTTATAATTTCTCCAACATAAGCGCCACTATTTAACCCGAGGGCTAAAATACCTGCAGTATATGCGCTTAAATTTATTCCAAAGGACGGAAGTCCAAAATAAATAATCATAATCTGTACTAAAAGCGGAGTTCCTCTTACAAATTCGATGTAAAACGAAGAAATGTATCTATAAACAATATTGTACGAAATTCTGCCCATTCCAAGAATTGTACCCAAAAATAATCCGATGATTATCGAAAAAACAGTTATTTTAATGGTCAATATGGATCCATCGATTAATTGAGGAATTATCTTAATAAATAGCTCCAAATTAAACTGTGACAAGATTGACTGAGCCATATATGATTCACCTTAACATTATACAAAATAAAAACTTTATATCTTATTTAAATTTTATTGACCTGAAATAAAAGAGAAAAATGGTTTAGTTATCAAACCATTCTGCGTAGATTTCATCGTATGTGCCATCTTCTTTTACTTCTGCTAATGCATTATTGAGTGCATCGATTAATTCTTGGTTATCCAAGTTTGCTGCAAGACCGTAGCTTTCAGAAGTCATTGGTTCTCCAACAACTTTGTAAACTCCCGGTTTTGTATCTAGGAATCTTTGAGCAACACCATCATCAGTAACAACTGCGTTAACTCTTCCATTTTCCATGTCGATAAATGCATCAGCCATTACTTCGTATGATTTTATTTCAAATCCTAATTCTTCAGCGTAGTGTTGAGCTTCGTATTCTCCTGTTGTTCCAAGCTGTGCTGCAACAACTTTTCCAGCTAAATCATCTACACTTTGAACACTATCGTCATCAATTAAAACAGCGATAACTTGTGCCGCATCAAAGTATGAATTTGTGAAAGCTACTTCTTTTGCTCTGTCATCCGTAATTGTAACTGCAGAGATGATACAGTCGAATTTTTCTGCTTTTAATGCAGGGATAATGCCATCAAAAGGCTGTTCAACAAACTGAATTTCTATGCCCATTTTTTCTCCAAGGGCATTCATCAAATCAATGTCAAAACCTACGAGTTCTCCATCCGCGTTTTTTTCTTCAAATGGGGGGAATGTTGGGTCTGTTCCAACAACCAAAATACCTTCTGTCATAGTCATTGAACCTTTAGCAGAAGCTTGATCTTCGGTGCAACCTGAAAATGCAACCAAACTTACCACTAGTCCGAGTAAAATTAGCTTTTTAACGTCAAACATGCTGTTAACCACCATATCATTATTTTTAATGACCCTAACTTTTATCTAAAAAATAGTATATATTTGTTTTTATTTGGATCGGACGCTTTAAAAAAGTTAATAATAAAATAAATTAATTATTAATCCTTTATTTCCAGTTATGTACCATATAATCAAATATTTAAATGTAAATAATTTATTCAGTTGATTTAATTTGATTTTTAAGCGAATATTTTTGTTGAATTCAAACCGATAAATTAATAAGACTATAAAATTAAGATTTATAGGTCTAAAAAATATTTTGGTGGTAAATTTGAAATTAAAGGGGGTTTTAATACTATTTTCAATTCTTTTTATTATGAATACCTGTTTTGCAATAAATAATGATTCAAAAACGACTGATGAATTGTACGAAGAAGGAAAAGAGTACTATAACAACGGAAGCTATTTGAAGGCTGTTGAATGTTATGATAAAGTTTTGGAAATGGATCCCAAATATCCAAGAATAATGCTTACTAAAAACTTGGCACTTTCAAAAATTAATCGTAGTGAAAGGGCAATTGAATATTATGACAATGGAACTTACTTTTACAACCGCGGGCAGTATGAAAACGCCATTGCCTGTTATGAAGAAGCCCTAAAAGCGGATCCGAACTATACTTATGCAGTGGTATTCAAAGGTGTTGTTTTTATTAGCCTTAAGCAATATGAAGACGCTGTTGAATGTTCTGATAAAGCTCTAGAATTAGATCCAAACCATGTTAGTTTATGGCTCTGTAAAGCGGGGGCATTAGCTAATTCAAATCCTAATGAATGTATTGAATATTGCAGTGAGGCCCTTAAATTATATCCTAACGATTCATTGTTCTGGTTTTTTAAGGGAAGTTCATTAAGTAAAATTGATAAATGTGAAGAAGCAGATGAATGTTTTGATAGAGCAGTAGAGTTGAATCCAACTATTCTTTATCTTGGGTATGTAAAGGATCTAACTTAGTGATGCTTAATCGATATACCGAAGCTATTGAATGTTTTATCATGGCTTTAAAAGTAAGTATAAATTAAATAACTTCTATTCACTCTTTTTTAATATGTTTAAAATTTATTTTTTTTGAGTTCTTCGACTTTTTTTCCTATTTCATCCCTAATTCTTCGATAAACTTCAATGTCTTTTCCAGCAGGGTCTTTTATATTCCAGGCGATATATTTTTTTGCAGGAACAATCGGGCAAGCACCAATACAACCCATAGTAACTAAAATATCAATATTTCCTATTTTTTTAGTAAGTTCGGGAATAGTTTCTGGTTTTTCCTTAACGTTTAGTCCCAGTTCATTCATTACCTCGACTACAAGTTTATCGACATTCTCTGTTTTTTCAAGGCCTGCACTATATGCATTTAATCCTAGATTTTTGGCAAAAGATTCTGCGATAACACTCCTTCTTTTGTTGTGGATGCATACAAATGCTATTTTTTTATTTGAAATTTCAGAAGAGTCCTCCAATTTTTCACCGAACAATTTATAAAATTTGATACATGTTGAAATATATTTATAGTTTTCGATATACCGATATATATTGGTACATCCCGATATATTTTTAAAATATTTAAATTAAAGAATATTCCAAACATGTTTTTAAAAAAGTAAAAAATTATTCGGTTTCGATCATAATGTAACGTCCAGTATTTGGATCCTGATAAACTGTACCCATCTCCATAAATCCCGAACCGCTTCCATCAGTAATTTCTGGCATATCAGCAATTTCTTTTGCCATTTTTATTTCAGCAACCTGCTTCATTGCCTGCATTATTTCCATTTTTTCTTCTTGTGTCGTGTCACTAAAAACGACACTTTGCATGTTCCAAGACATTACTAAAAATACTAAAAATCCAACTGAAAGTACAAGCATTGCATCCACGAGGTTTGCAGAACCTGCCATCGGATCTTCTTCGTTTTTGTTAAATCTCTTTTTATTTTTTCGCCTTAACATTTTTTCAATGCCTCCAAGACGGATTCAATCAATACTTCAAGAGTAGACATCTGTTCTTCGTACCATCTTCTTCTAACCTTTGAAATAACATAGCAGATTCCCCCTGCAGCAAGACCGACAACAGTTGTATCAAATGCAATGATTATCGCATTTGCAAGTGCATGTATATCTCCAGCCCCTAGTGCTGCAAGACCTGGCCCCATAGGAATTAAAGTTCCCATTAAACCGAGTGTAGGTCCAAGTCTTGTTACGAAATCTGTTTTTTCAAGCGTTTTTTCTAGTCTCAATTCTTCCTTTTCTATCAAGTTTCTGGCATGCGATTCTGTCATTTTTAAGTCAGCGCAACCTTCTTCACACAATTCCTTGATAATTCCAATGTGAACCTTGTTTAATCTCATGTCTGAAATTAAATTTGATATTTCTTGAGCATTTTTATCAGGGAATGTATTTATCATGTTTTTTAGATCCTTTGAATTAACCTTAATCCTGCTTGAATATTCTGCCATGAATTCCCCAAAATTTATAACCGCATATGCCATGAAGAGTAATAAAAACACAACAACAGGCAGTAATAGGCTCTGGGAAATTATGTGAAGTGTGCTGCTTAAAAGCTCGCTTCCAGGGATTGCGACCATTAAATCGACCTCATTTTATTTGTAAAGTTCATTCCTTTCTTGTTTTTAATAAAACCAATTATCATAAGGCCAGATGTTATCAAAAAAACATGTCCCAAACTTGAAAATTCAGGGCACTCCATAGGACTCATCTGAATACTCATTCCAGCAACGATGTTTGGAATCATGAGTGCAGAGATTAAAAAGTAAAATCCTACAAAAATCATGAAATTTCCCATCATGATCGGCCTTGGTACTTTTATCAATCTCGAAATTGCATCTGAAAGCAGATAAACTGTTCCAATGGTTATCATAAGTATTAAACTTGCGTATTTTCCAATTTCAAATGTTGAAACGCCTAATGATGGAGAAATTAATACAATTGATGCGATAACCGCTCCAAAACAGCACGGGCACGGTGCAATCATTGCAATACTGGTAGATGCTACAGAATTTTTCTGATTTACCTTCCACTCCCGTATCGTGTGAAAACCTGCGTAAAGAATCGTTAACGACATTACCATAAAAATAACAAAATTGTACTCGTAAATAACAGTATTAATAACATCCGTAAATCCGGCAGCCAACTTGGATAACAAAAGGGTACCTAGCCCATATAATAAGACTATAACCGCAGATACTTTTTTAGAAAGGCCGGCAAATCCTAAAGAAAGACCTATTTTTATCCCAAATATGATGATTGCAGATAAAAGTCCTAGTTGCCATATTTCATCGACCATATTTATTACCTCAATTAAAAAGAAAAAAGAAAATAATTATCTTATTTTTAACCCATCTAAAAACCTAGATTTTTTATAAAGTATCCAATGCCCATAATCCTGTAACCCAACTTGACCTGAAATTGCAATAACTGTTGTTCCAGATACCTGTTTTGGATTTGTTTACTGTAACTTCATATGCTTTTTGGGAGGGGATATTAAAGACTCCCGCCATGATACTTTTTGTTTTACAAATAAAATTGAATAAGTGTTCGTAATATTTAATATTTTCTAGTTATATTTAGGGCCCATAAAATAAAGTTGAATAAAAATTTAAAAGAGAATTTAATGTGTTTAAATTTAAAAAATAATCTAAAAAACTGTTTTTTTAATTAAAATTTTATTTAAAAAAAGAAAAAAAAGAAAATATTTATTTTCTTCTTAAAAGTTTCAGAGCATTTAGTATATTTTTAAATATATCCGGATTTTGTTTAAAGTACCCAACACCGACAAGACTCGTCATTCCCACTGCACCGATAATTGCAATAACTGTTGTTCCAGAAGTTTCAGAAGATTCTGGTTCATTATTTACTGTAACTTCATATGCTTTCTGTGTTTTTGACGTTGAAGATGAAGAAGATTCGGAACTTGAAGTTGAACTTCCAGAACTACTTTTACCCCCATCAGAACCAGCACTTTGTGCTGCATCTTCGGTCGTCGTAGTGTTTGTGAGTACTGTTGCATTTGTTGCATTTACTGCCTCGATTACTGATTCATTTCCAGCATATACTTTTGAGTATGTGTCTGGTTCAGAGTTTGAACTTGTCTCTGTAGTTTCAGTTTCTGAAGGAAGTTCTATGTCTTTTTGAGTTGCTTCTTCGTATAGTTTTTCATACTCTTTTAATGTTTCTTCGTCTAGTGAAGAGTGTTCCAGTGCCCAATCATTAAGTTCTAAGTTTCCACATGTGTGGTGACAACAGGTAACTCCATAGTCAACTACTGACTGAATGAATTCATTTGCTAGGAATTCCACGTCTTTACCTGAAGCGTCCCAAGAACCTTTACGTGCAGTTTCCAACATCCTTGCAGTCATTGATTGGTATGCATAAGGATTGTTTTCATTTAACCATCCACTAAGTTCTGAATCTGCAAAATATGTATCATACGCTTTATTCCACATGTCATCATCTATAACTCCTGAAGTGAGAGCTTCCCATCCCCAGAGGTTTTCGATGAAGCTTTCCATTTCTGTTGCGCCTTCAAAACCACTTTCTTGCATTCCTGTTATCCATAGTGGATTATAGTATCTTGCATAAAGTTCATTTTCAATATAATCCTTTAATGTCTCTATTTTTTGATCATCAGCAATCTGGAGATTCACTACATAAGCATTTGGAGCTTCACCAGATTCGTAAGTTATTGCGTTGGATAATCCTCCAACATACTGGTAAAAATCATTTGTATCTAATGATCCGTACGTATTTGAACTCCTACTGTGGAAAATATTTCCAACATCATTTAGGTTATTTTCAAATAAGATTGTACTGTTAATTTCTATGTTTTGGCCAGTTTGTAATTCAATATACTCTGAAATCGTCTGACCCCAAATATTTTGGCCATAGACATAACTCATTCTGTTTATATATAGTTCTGCCAATGCATCCGTATCATTCCATATTTCACTTGAAGATACTGCATTTGCCATTCCGGTTCCATAGTTTCCGTCAGCAGGTCCAAAAATTCTAAACTGTGCAATATCCAATGAAAGACTTTCATTTTGTATGGTTTCATTCAATACTTCTTTTAATTCGTCAGTATTGATTCTAACATAATTTTCAGGCTCATCTTCTTCATATGCAAGTCGAACCGCCTTATCTATCAATTGAACTTTCATAGGGAATGAGTCCCTGTAAAGGCCAGATGTCTGTACAACAACGTCGATACGAGGTCGATTAAGTTCAGAACTGTTTATTATTTCAACATCTGTAACTTTTCCACTGTTTTCATTCCATACTGGCTGTACACCAAGCATGTAAAGAATTTGTGCTTCCATTATGCCCTGGTGACGTGTGGATTCTCCGGCCCATAATATATAAGCTACTTTAGTTGGACATTCTCCATTTTCGGCATAATATTCACTAAGCCACTCGTCTACGAGTGCTTTACCTTCTTCCCATGCTTGTTTTGTTGGAACCAACTGTTCATCAAATGCATAGAAATTACTGCCTGATGGAAGTGTTTCAGGCCTTAAAATTGGATCTCCACCAAGACCTGGCTCGATGTATTCTCCATTCATGGCTTTTAAAACCTGTTCGATTTCATTATCCGCTTCTAAGAGCAGTGCTGAATAATTAATTGCAAGCTGTAAATCATCCCCAATATCTTCTGAAGTAGTTCCTAACACTTGCATTTGTGCTTCAGTTACTGAAACATTTTCTAAAAGTACTTTTGTTAATAAATCAGTTGCTGCAGAGTCTGAATTATTATATACTGCTACTTTTTCAGAATAACTACTACCAAGCATTGAATTTACCATGCCGACAAGTTCTTCGCCTTTTGGCGCTTCACCAAGGACGTGTAATCCATATGGCATTGAAAGACTTCTTAATTCTCTTAACACATCGTCGAGCTCATCCAAAAAGTCATCGATCGTACTTTCGTTCTGTGCAAGACTCATATTTACACTATCTTCAAGATCAAGCTGTATTGTGAGGTTTACGATTTCTTCTAGTTGTGCCTGCTTAAGGGATTCTGATTCGGTAACGGATGTCTGGTAGGACGAAATTTCACTGTTTAATAAACTGTAATTACCATAAAGACCTGCAGATATTACTGGAGGTATTAAGTGGTCAATTATAACAGCATTTCCCCTTCGTTTTGCCTGCATTCCCTCTCCTGTTCCATCCATTACATATGGATAAACTACCGGGATATCTCCGGTCATTATGGCAGGCCATTCATCGCTTAAAAGACAGAATTCTTTTCCAGGAAGCCATTCTACGGTACCGTGTCTTCCCATATTTACCATGACATCTGCATCATACTCTTTTTGGAGCCATAAATAGAATGCAATGTACTGGTGATTTGGAGGTAACTCTGTATCGTGGTATAGCGTATCGTAGCTGTCCATCCAACCACGTGAAGGCTGTGGTGCAACGATTACATTATCGCTAATGCTTATTTTAGGAATAACGATATATTTTGATCCATTGGTGGCTCCATAAACCATTAAGTCTCCCGGAGCTTCACCCCAAGTTTCTACAACTTCACTTCTTCTTTCTTCGGGTAACTCGTTAAACC
This Methanococcus maripaludis C5 DNA region includes the following protein-coding sequences:
- a CDS encoding basic amino acid ABC transporter substrate-binding protein, translated to MFDVKKLILLGLVVSLVAFSGCTEDQASAKGSMTMTEGILVVGTDPTFPPFEEKNADGELVGFDIDLMNALGEKMGIEIQFVEQPFDGIIPALKAEKFDCIISAVTITDDRAKEVAFTNSYFDAAQVIAVLIDDDSVQSVDDLAGKVVAAQLGTTGEYEAQHYAEELGFEIKSYEVMADAFIDMENGRVNAVVTDDGVAQRFLDTKPGVYKVVGEPMTSESYGLAANLDNQELIDALNNALAEVKEDGTYDEIYAEWFDN
- a CDS encoding amino acid ABC transporter ATP-binding protein, whose protein sequence is MIEMVNIHKKFKEAHVLKGVDLKVAKGEVLVIVGPSGSGKSTLLRCINGLEKITEGHMYFEGDDITDKKVNINKIRQKIGMVFQQFNLFPHLTVLDNITFAPRKVLKVSKKEAETLAMELLKKVGLEGKENQYPIQLSGGQQQRVAIARALAMKPDAMLFDEPTSALDPELVKEVLDVMKQLAYEGMTMVVVTHEMGFAKEVGDRLIFIDNGQILEDGDPAEIFSNPKHERTKNFFGKILSHN
- a CDS encoding MotA/TolQ/ExbB proton channel family protein; the encoded protein is MVAIPGSELLSSTLHIISQSLLLPVVVFLLLFMAYAVINFGEFMAEYSSRIKVNSKDLKNMINTFPDKNAQEISNLISDMRLNKVHIGIIKELCEEGCADLKMTESHARNLIEKEELRLEKTLEKTDFVTRLGPTLGLMGTLIPMGPGLAALGAGDIHALANAIIIAFDTTVVGLAAGGICYVISKVRRRWYEEQMSTLEVLIESVLEALKKC
- a CDS encoding tetratricopeptide repeat protein produces the protein MKLKGVLILFSILFIMNTCFAINNDSKTTDELYEEGKEYYNNGSYLKAVECYDKVLEMDPKYPRIMLTKNLALSKINRSERAIEYYDNGTYFYNRGQYENAIACYEEALKADPNYTYAVVFKGVVFISLKQYEDAVECSDKALELDPNHVSLWLCKAGALANSNPNECIEYCSEALKLYPNDSLFWFFKGSSLSKIDKCEEADECFDRAVELNPTILYLGYVKDLT
- a CDS encoding low molecular weight phosphatase family protein, with product MEDSSEISNKKIAFVCIHNKRRSVIAESFAKNLGLNAYSAGLEKTENVDKLVVEVMNELGLNVKEKPETIPELTKKIGNIDILVTMGCIGACPIVPAKKYIAWNIKDPAGKDIEVYRRIRDEIGKKVEELKKNKF
- a CDS encoding DUF2149 domain-containing protein; the encoded protein is MLRRKNKKRFNKNEEDPMAGSANLVDAMLVLSVGFLVFLVMSWNMQSVVFSDTTQEEKMEIMQAMKQVAEIKMAKEIADMPEITDGSGSGFMEMGTVYQDPNTGRYIMIETE
- a CDS encoding DUF2162 domain-containing protein, with protein sequence MVDEIWQLGLLSAIIIFGIKIGLSLGFAGLSKKVSAVIVLLYGLGTLLLSKLAAGFTDVINTVIYEYNFVIFMVMSLTILYAGFHTIREWKVNQKNSVASTSIAMIAPCPCCFGAVIASIVLISPSLGVSTFEIGKYASLILMITIGTVYLLSDAISRLIKVPRPIMMGNFMIFVGFYFLISALMIPNIVAGMSIQMSPMECPEFSSLGHVFLITSGLMIIGFIKNKKGMNFTNKMRSI
- a CDS encoding amino acid ABC transporter permease, yielding MAQSILSQFNLELFIKIIPQLIDGSILTIKITVFSIIIGLFLGTILGMGRISYNIVYRYISSFYIEFVRGTPLLVQIMIIYFGLPSFGINLSAYTAGILALGLNSGAYVGEIIKAGILSVHVGQMEAARSLGMNYAQAMRYIILPQAFRNVLPAIGNEFILLLKDSSLLSVIAIVELTRVGKQIYSSTYNAWTPLLGVALFYLIMTLPLSKLVQHIENRWKIDRNG
- a CDS encoding tRNA (guanine(10)-N(2))-dimethyltransferase; the encoded protein is MKIISEGETKLMVPEESTLSKKDTVFYNPVMETNRNISVSVVQSFLDNFKRDEFLMCDPLGGSGARGIRYANELEFNGDLKVSIGDINPSAVKMIKENLKLNELENVEVFHEDANVLLSKNFKVFNVVDLDPFGSPVPYLDSGIRASLTKGGLLCMTATDTAVLCGAYRKTCIRKYNAIPLKGDKELAVRLMIGYAVKMASKYDIGLKPIFSHVTDHYARTFMVTERGAGKADSAIENLGYIRQDSEQKSFKAFEEGYEKGYAGSFYLGEISDKDIVQNSLETAKNRNYSKRAVDILELISKESEIEQVGCFDIHELCSFIKKLVPPVNDIMDNLKENGFKVSRVHYNPYGLKTDAELSDLVVLISEYHSKKY